Sequence from the Aquificaceae bacterium genome:
CTTAGATACTTTAATGTCTATGGACCCGGAGAACACTATAAGGGCAGGACCGCAAGCATGATATACCAGCTATACAGACAGATGAAAGAGGGAAAGCGTCCAAGGCTTTTCAAGTGGGGAGAGCAGAAAAGGGATTTTGTCTATATAGAAGATGTGGTAAGGGCAAACCTCTTGGCTTTTGAAAGGGAGGTTTCTGGGGTGTTTAACGTGGCTACTGGCGTGCCAAGAAGCTTTAATGAGATAGTGGACATACTCAACAGATATCTTGGGACAAACTATGAGGTGGAATACTTTGACTGTCCCTACGACTTTTATCAAAACTTCACTCAGGCAGACCTTTCAAAGGCAAAGGAGTTTTTGGGCTACGAGCCTTTATATAGCTTAGAAGAAGGTATAAGGGAATACCTTGAAAAACTGGGAGAAAGTCTTGGCGACTAGTCTTTGAAAATGTTGACAAACGAAGATAAATGTTGTATATTATTCTTTAGTTTTTAAAGCGGGGTGCGGAACGTGAACACCAACAAAGGCTTGCCTAACCGTGTTAGGTGAGGTTGGTGTTTACACTGCACTCTGCAAGCCCTTATCAAGTGGGTATAAAAAGCCTACTTGATGAGCGGTATTAGTGCAGTTGGAGTAAGGCTACTTTTGTCGGTGAGCCCCTAAACCCGAGGTGTGGATAAATGTCCCTAAAAGGGATATTTGTCTATACTAAGGGATACTCTACGCCCCTGTATATTTTCTCTACCTTAAGCTCTAGATTTATTAGCACCGTGTCCCTTGAGCAAAAGCCCGCTATTACAGTGACTCCATAAGCCTTTACCACGCTACCCTTTGGGTCGGAGAGGAATTCCACAGAAAGGTTGTATTTTTCTCTAAACTTACTTATGCTCTCCACACTATCAGTGCTTACTCCAAAAACCTTTACCCTTAGTCTTTCAAATTCTGGCATTAGCCTTGTATATTCCTTTGCCTGTGCAGTGCAACCCGGAGTGTCCGCCTTTGGGTAAAAGTAGAGGACTACCCACCTTCCTCTGTAGTCTGAAAGGTTAACAGTTTTACCCTCGTGGTTTTTAAGACTAAAGAGGTAGGCTTGTTGACCTTCTTGCAGTGGAGCACCTGCTTGAGCTATACCAAGCAGAGCAAGGACTTTTATAATAAATTCCTTCATATTACCACCTCCAAAAGGAATAGGCTATTAGCAAAACACCAAAAGCCAGAGGAATAAAACCCACATAAGACCAAAAGGTAGCAGAGCCTATCACAAGAAGAATACCACCCAGCTCAAGAATTTCCTTTCCCTTTGCCCTTGCCAAAGCACTGTAGCACCTTGACTGGATATAAAGCCCAACACCAGAAACAAAGGCGGTAATTAAAAGCCTTTTTATGTCAAAACCATAAGCGTCAAGCACATGCTTTGCCCATAGCCCACCCACTATGGCAAGCAAAAGCCCAAGCCCAAAGGTCTTTTTTAGCTCTCCCAAAGAAGCCCTCTCCAAAAGCTCAGCCATCCCATACATGAGAGCAAGACCACCAACCACTGCAAAAACCTCATGCAAACCACCAAGAGGAAGGATAAGAGTGCCAGCAAGAGCAAAAGTCTGTGGCTCTAAGTTAGTAGTCTTTTTAACCTCCTGCATCTGTATATAAACATAAGCCTAAGGAATAGCCTTAACAAGACATTTGGTAGTAGACTCTCTACGGTAAGATGGTCTTCTATCACCGTTGAGTTTCCCTTTGGTATGAATATATGCCTGTGTTCCCAGTGTC
This genomic interval carries:
- a CDS encoding peroxiredoxin; translation: MKEFIIKVLALLGIAQAGAPLQEGQQAYLFSLKNHEGKTVNLSDYRGRWVVLYFYPKADTPGCTAQAKEYTRLMPEFERLRVKVFGVSTDSVESISKFREKYNLSVEFLSDPKGSVVKAYGVTVIAGFCSRDTVLINLELKVEKIYRGVEYPLV